GTCGGCTGGGCGATCCATCGCGGCTTGCGTCCCCTGGAAGCCCTGGCCGATGCGCTCTCCCGTCGCGAGGCCGGCAGCCGTGAGCCGATCCATCTGGTCGACGCGCCCACCGAATTGCAGCCGGTGCTCATCGCCTTGAATGAGCAGATCGAGCGGCTTGAAGGGGCGTTGGAGCGCGAACGTCGTTTCAGTGCCGATGTGGCCCACGAGCTGCGCACGCCGCTGGCCTCGACCATGATCAACCTGGAGGACGCGATGGCCTCGGCGGAGCCGGACGCGGCGACACGCGCCGCGCTGGAGGCGGCACGCGAATGCCTCGTCTCGCTGGCCCGGCGCACGGAGCAGTTGCTGGACCTGGCGCGGCTGGAAGCCGGCGCCGCCGCCGGGCCATGCAGTCGCGTGGACCTGGGCGAACTGGCGCTGCAGGTCATCGACGAGTTGTCGCCGCTGATCGGCAAGGGACAGGTCGAGCTGAGCGTGCGCGAGCTGCCGGACCACCTGTTCGTGGAGGGCTATGGCGTCGCGCTGGGAGCGTTGATGCGCAACCTGCTGGAGAACGCGTTCCGCCACGTGCCGCCGGGAGGGCATGTAGAGCTGTCCATCGACGTGGCCGACGGCGTGGCGCGCATCGTCGTGACGGACGACGGTCCCGGCATTGCGCCGGAGCGTCGCGCGGCCATGTTCACCCGTTTCCAGCGCGGGGCGGATACGCACGGTGAAGGCCATGGGCTGGGCCTGTCGATCGTGCAGCGTGCGGTCCAGCTGCACGGCGCCACCATCGACCTGCTGGACCGCGAGGGTGGTTCGGGGTTGCGGGTCGTGGTGGGGTTGCCGGTGGGGTGAGCTACGTGCCTGGGGGCTTTATCGCGGACATCGTCCGCTCCTACGGGGCCCCATGGCATAGGGCGATTATCAGGGGGTGGCGATGGCGCCGATCAGGTCCTTGCCGTCGCCGCGCACCAGGTGCGGGTATTGCAGGCCGCCGTGGTAATCGACCTTGATCGTCGCGTAGACGTCGGTGCTCTTGACCAGGAACTCGATGGGCGTCGATGTGCCCTTGGCCGCGGTTACCGCGTCCTTGAGCACCTGTGGGGAATAATCCTTGCCGTTGACGGCGACCAGCTGCACGCCCGGCACGAGGCCCGCCTTTGCGGCGATACCGTCCCACTGCGCGTCAGTGACGATGCCCTTTTCGTTCACCTGGATGCCGAGCGAATAGGTGAAGTTGGCCGACTTGCGGATCTTTTCCCCGGTGATGACGAAGGGCGAGGGCTTGTCGTCGTACACCAGTTTCCAACCGCCGCCTTCGATGCCGTGCTCGGGCAGGGTGTCGCCGGTGTAGTCGAGGCGCTGGCGCAGGAAACCCGCCCAGTCGAACGGCTGGATGCGGTTGAGGGTGGCGACGACATCCTCGAAGGTGTAGGTCTTGGGGGTATAGCTGCCGTTGTCCATGCCGTAGAAGGCCTTGGCGAACTCGTCCAGCGTATGCTTGCCGCCGGAGAGCGTGCGCATCTTGGTATCGACGTCCAGCCAGAGCAACTGGCCTTCGGGGTAATAGTCGTAGCTGCGACGCAGGTTGTCCCAGCCCGGGCTGCTGCCCCGCGACGAGAGCGGAATGCCATCCGCCGTGTCCTGCAGCGATCGCCACGACCGCCCGGTGCGCGCCGACATGCTGGCGGCGATGCCCGCCAGCGAGTCGCGCCATTGCTCCGTGGTCCAGATGCCCGAGCGCGCGGTGAGTACGCCGGCCCAGTAGTCGGTCAGGCCCTCGTACACCCACAGCAGGTCATCCTGCATCGGCTCCGCGAAGCTCGGGGTCCACAGGTCGGCCGGGCGACGGAACTTGCCGTTCCAGGAGTGGATGTACTCGTGCGGCAACAGCGTGCCCGCGGCCACGTTGACGTCGGCGTCGGTGAGGAAGTTGGCGAACAGGCGGTCGTCGCTGGACTGGTGGTGCTCCAGACCAAAATGACCGGTGTGGTCGGACGTCACCAGCAGGAAGTCGTAGTGCGCGTAGTGATGCGCGCCGAACAGCTTGTTGGCCTGCACGATCAGGTTGCGCTGCACCTGGATCTGCTTGTCGGTGGCCTTGACCCCCGCGGCGGTGTCGCCGGTGATGTTCAGGTGCACTGGCGTGGGCTGGCCGGGCGCCAGGTCGATGCGATTGAAATACTTGCCGCTCATGACCGGCGAATCCACCAGGTTCTCGTAGCTCACGGTCTTGAATTGCACGGTGTTGCCGCTCTGCGAAGCGGTATCCAGCGCCGAGGCGTAGCGCCATCCGGCCGGCAGCGTGACGCTCGGGTCCACCTTGATCTGGCTGGTGTAGTAGCCGGCGGGGTAGAACGACACCTCGTTGAACGACAGCGGCACGTAGTTGGGCGTGGCCGGCGCGAGGTAGACGAAGGATAGTTCCAGCGTGCTGGCGCCCTCGGGCACGTCGACGTGGAAGGCATACATCTCCTTCGTGTCGCGGCGCCAGGGAATCTTCTTGCCGTTGGCCGTGATCTGGATGCCGGCGACATTCGACAGGGGACCTGCCGGGCCATGCACCCCCGGGATCCACTCGGGATAGTTGAGCACCACGTGGCCGGGCGTTACCGGAATCGTCTCCCTGACGCGGAAGATGTTCTTCGCGGCGTCGGACAGGTCCACGTCGAGGGTGAGGTTGCCGGGGTAGGGTGTGTCCGCCGCGACCGGGATGTCGGCGGCGCGCGTGGCCGTGGCGGAGAAGGTCGTCGCGGCGGCGATGGCGGCGGCGAGGATGGCACGACGGAGCGGCAGGCGCATGGCGGCAGGTTTCCCCTTGGCGGACAGTAGCGTCCGATAGTCGGCAGCCTGCCGCCGGGCGGCGTGTGCCAAAGGTAACGGCGCCCGACGATACGGCGCATGTTTTAAACGGGCGGTTTCGCCCCGGGGCCGGTGGCGGCTAGCATGTCGGCTCGTGCATCCCAGGTATCCCGGCCATGAAAGCCTCTACGCTCCGTCGCATCCTCAATGCCTGGCCACCCTTCCTGTTCACCGGCATCCGCGTGGTGACGATGGACGATTACCGCTATGCGCGGGTCCGGCTGAAGCTGGCCTGGTACAACCGCAACTACATGCGGACGCAATTCGGCGGCAACCTGTTCTCGATGACCGATCCATTCTGGATGATCATGGTGCTGAAGTCGCTGGGCGACGATTACGTCGTATGGGACCAGGCCGGCGAGATCCGCTTCATCGCCCCGGGCCGCGAGGATGTCTTCGCCGAGTTCCGCCTGGACGACGCGCTTCTGGATGAAGTGCGCGAGGCTACCGCTGGCGGCGAAAAGTGCCTGCGCTGGTTCGAAACCGACATCCGCAGCGCGTCGGGCGAACGGGTGGCCAGCGTGCGCAAGCAGCTGTACGTCCGCCGCAAGCGCCGCTGAGCCACCGGGGTCTTCAAAAAACCAGCGACGCCATCTTCCGGCGGTAGGCACTGATCAGTGCCGGGTCTTCGAGGGTTGCGAATGCGGCGAGCAGGCGCCTTTTGGCCTGGCCTTCCTGCCAGTCGCGCTGGCGCTTGAGGATGTCCAGGAACTGGTCCAGCCCGGCGGCGGCGTCGCCCTCGATCAGCAGGCGCACGCCGAGCAGGTCGCGGGCCTCCCAGTCGGTATCGTCGGTCTCCACCCGCTCGCGCAGCTCGGCCATGGACGGCGCACCGTCCAGCGCGCTGGCCAGTTCCAGCTGCTTGGCCAGGCGGACGGCGCGGGCATCGGTGGCCAGGTTGGCGGGCAGGGCGTCCAGTTCGGCCTGGGCCGACTTCACCTGTCCGGCACGCATCAGGGCCAGCGCGAGGTCGAGCTTGAGCTCGGCGCGGTCCGGCTCGGCGGCGATGGCCTGCTGCAGGCGGTTGATCGCTTCGGCCGCGGTTTCGGGTGCGGCATCCTCGGCCGGTTCCTCGACCACGGCTTCGGCGGGCGCCACGCCGTGCTTGGTCAGGAATTCGCGGATCTGGCCCTCGGGCAATGCCCCGGCGAAGCCATCCACCACTTGGCCCCCGCTGATCAGGATGACCGTGGGAATGCTGCGCACGCCGAACATCGCGGCCAGCTCCTGTTCGGCGTCCACGTCGATCTTGGCGAGGCGGAAGGCGCCGTTGTATTCGCCGGCCAGCTTCTCGAGGATCGGGCCCAGCGACTTGCACGGGCCGCACCATTCGGCCCAGAGGTCGACGAGCACCGGTGTTTCGAGCGAGGCCTGGATGACGTCGGTCTCGAAGCCGGCGGTGGTCGCGTCGAAGACGTGTTCACTGCGGATCGGGGCGTTGTTCACGGAGGACTCCTGGGGCGTTGGTCGATGGCCCCTTACGTCGGGGAAGGGCGGGAGCATATCAAGGTGTCCCATGCATTTAGCCCGGGCACCGCTTTTAGGCCGGCGCCTAGGTTTTTCATCATGCGCCGTCTACGCGGATTTGCGATCATGGGCGACGAGGGCCAGCCGGCCCGGAGCCGCCGGGTTGGCATGCGTAAAGGTCAGGACCTGATTATCTGCGAGCATTGCGACTCCGTTTACCGGAGGCGCAGCCTTGCGCGTGGGGAGGTCGCCGACTGCGTGGTGTGCGGCGCGGTGCTGGAGCGCCACCAGTGGCTAGGGGTGGACAGCCAGTTCGCCCTGATCGTCGCCGCGCTCATCGTCTTCGTCATCGCCAACGTGTCGCCCATCGTCACCCTGGGCCTGTCGGGCATGACCGCCGCCACCACGCTCTGGGGCGCTGTGATCGCCATGTGGCAGGACGGCGCCCAGATCGTGGCCGTGCTCACAGCCCTCACGCTGTTCTTCTTTCCGCTGGCGCAGATCCTCATGTTCGGCTGGGTGCTGCTGTTCGCGCGGAAGGGGCAGCGGGCGCCGGGCTTTGCCTGGGCCATGTCCGCGCTGGTCCGGGTGAAGCCGTGGAGCATGATCGAGGTATTCATGCTCGGCACCTTGGTCGCCGTGGTCAAGGCGCATACCTATTTCGACGTGGTGCCCGGTGCCGGTATCTGGGCTTTCGGCTTCCTCACGCTGCTGATCACCGTCTTCTCGGCCCACGACCCGCGCAACCTGTGGGACACGACCGGGGGCGCCAGGGCATGAATACGCCGCCCCGCGCCGTGGACATGGGCATCATGTCCTGCCACGTTTGCCAGCTGGTCACCGCGTATACGGACGATCCCCACGCGCACTGCCCGCGTTGCGGCAACCCGCTGCACGGGCGCAAGCACGGCAGCATCTCGCGCGCCTGGGCGCTGCTGCTGGCCGCGGCGATGTTCTACATCCCGGCCAACATCTTCCCGATCATGCGCACCGAGAGCCTGTCCTCGAAGGACGACAACACCATCCTCAGCGGCATCGTCGAGTTGTGGCAGGCCGGCTCCCCCGGCCTGGCCGCTATCGTGTTCACGGCGAGCATCGTCGTGCCCATGCTCAAGTTCATCATCATGGGCTACCTGCTGGTGTCCGTGCAGCGGTCCAGCGACCTGGGTCCGCGCCAGCGCTCCAAGTTGTACCGTTTCGTGGAACTGATCGGCTACTGGTCGATGCTCGACGTGTTCGTCGTGGCGATCCTGTCCGCGTTGGTGCATTTCAAGATACTGAGCCGCGTCGAGCCCCTGCCTGGCGTGGTGTATTTCGGCATCGTCGTCGTGCTGACGATGCTGGCGGCCATGAGTTTCGATCCCAGGTTGATCTGGGACAAAAGGAAATCGCAATGAGCGACACCCACGACGGAAAAACGCCGGCCCCTGACGAGTTGCCGCAGCCGGAGGTGCGCAAGTCCAAGCTCGGCTTTTCGCTCATCTGGCTGGTGCCGATCGTGGCGGCGCTGGTCGGCATCTCGCTGATGGTCAGCCATGCACTGTCGGCCGGTCCGCAGATCTCGGTCACCTTCCTCACCGCCGAAGGCATCGAGGCCGGCAAGACCCAGGTCAAGTACAAGAACGTGGTGATCGGCAAGGTCACTACCATGCGTTTGTCCAAGGACCGCACGCACATCTCCGTGGTGATCGACCTGGAGAAGGACGCCCGCGCGTTCGCGACCAAGGGCACGCGCTACTGGGTGGTGCGGCCGCGCATCGGCGCCAGCGGCGTGTCCGGCATCGATACGCTGCTGTCCGGTGCCTTCATCGGCGCGGACGCGGGCGATTCCGAAGACGAAAAATCCGACTTCACGGGGCTGGAAACACCGCCGGCGGTTACCCATGGCGCCCCGGGGCGACGCTTCGTGCTGCACTCCAGCGACCTGGGTTCCCTGGATATCGGCTCGCCCGTCTACTACCGCCGCATCCAGGTAGGCCGTA
This DNA window, taken from Luteibacter sp. 9135, encodes the following:
- a CDS encoding sensor histidine kinase, with amino-acid sequence MKPLSLRSRLLVLIVFMLAVVLLPLGVLSAKRTLEEVDELSDGRLAQAARTLEVLVGRIGVDQLRTQRNARLLVPSVSNHPQELTVQGRTFESEVGFQVRDSDGHLLLGTENLAGLPDTHAADGAFEDVVNGRYEWRVFTLIMERDGITIRAGERYDSRHEITRALWIEHGLPTLLGLPLLAILVGWAIHRGLRPLEALADALSRREAGSREPIHLVDAPTELQPVLIALNEQIERLEGALERERRFSADVAHELRTPLASTMINLEDAMASAEPDAATRAALEAARECLVSLARRTEQLLDLARLEAGAAAGPCSRVDLGELALQVIDELSPLIGKGQVELSVRELPDHLFVEGYGVALGALMRNLLENAFRHVPPGGHVELSIDVADGVARIVVTDDGPGIAPERRAAMFTRFQRGADTHGEGHGLGLSIVQRAVQLHGATIDLLDREGGSGLRVVVGLPVG
- a CDS encoding M61 family metallopeptidase, whose translation is MRLPLRRAILAAAIAAATTFSATATRAADIPVAADTPYPGNLTLDVDLSDAAKNIFRVRETIPVTPGHVVLNYPEWIPGVHGPAGPLSNVAGIQITANGKKIPWRRDTKEMYAFHVDVPEGASTLELSFVYLAPATPNYVPLSFNEVSFYPAGYYTSQIKVDPSVTLPAGWRYASALDTASQSGNTVQFKTVSYENLVDSPVMSGKYFNRIDLAPGQPTPVHLNITGDTAAGVKATDKQIQVQRNLIVQANKLFGAHHYAHYDFLLVTSDHTGHFGLEHHQSSDDRLFANFLTDADVNVAAGTLLPHEYIHSWNGKFRRPADLWTPSFAEPMQDDLLWVYEGLTDYWAGVLTARSGIWTTEQWRDSLAGIAASMSARTGRSWRSLQDTADGIPLSSRGSSPGWDNLRRSYDYYPEGQLLWLDVDTKMRTLSGGKHTLDEFAKAFYGMDNGSYTPKTYTFEDVVATLNRIQPFDWAGFLRQRLDYTGDTLPEHGIEGGGWKLVYDDKPSPFVITGEKIRKSANFTYSLGIQVNEKGIVTDAQWDGIAAKAGLVPGVQLVAVNGKDYSPQVLKDAVTAAKGTSTPIEFLVKSTDVYATIKVDYHGGLQYPHLVRGDGKDLIGAIATP
- a CDS encoding DUF4442 domain-containing protein — translated: MKASTLRRILNAWPPFLFTGIRVVTMDDYRYARVRLKLAWYNRNYMRTQFGGNLFSMTDPFWMIMVLKSLGDDYVVWDQAGEIRFIAPGREDVFAEFRLDDALLDEVREATAGGEKCLRWFETDIRSASGERVASVRKQLYVRRKRR
- the trxA gene encoding thioredoxin, with amino-acid sequence MNNAPIRSEHVFDATTAGFETDVIQASLETPVLVDLWAEWCGPCKSLGPILEKLAGEYNGAFRLAKIDVDAEQELAAMFGVRSIPTVILISGGQVVDGFAGALPEGQIREFLTKHGVAPAEAVVEEPAEDAAPETAAEAINRLQQAIAAEPDRAELKLDLALALMRAGQVKSAQAELDALPANLATDARAVRLAKQLELASALDGAPSMAELRERVETDDTDWEARDLLGVRLLIEGDAAAGLDQFLDILKRQRDWQEGQAKRRLLAAFATLEDPALISAYRRKMASLVF
- a CDS encoding paraquat-inducible protein A is translated as MRKGQDLIICEHCDSVYRRRSLARGEVADCVVCGAVLERHQWLGVDSQFALIVAALIVFVIANVSPIVTLGLSGMTAATTLWGAVIAMWQDGAQIVAVLTALTLFFFPLAQILMFGWVLLFARKGQRAPGFAWAMSALVRVKPWSMIEVFMLGTLVAVVKAHTYFDVVPGAGIWAFGFLTLLITVFSAHDPRNLWDTTGGARA
- a CDS encoding paraquat-inducible protein A, which codes for MNTPPRAVDMGIMSCHVCQLVTAYTDDPHAHCPRCGNPLHGRKHGSISRAWALLLAAAMFYIPANIFPIMRTESLSSKDDNTILSGIVELWQAGSPGLAAIVFTASIVVPMLKFIIMGYLLVSVQRSSDLGPRQRSKLYRFVELIGYWSMLDVFVVAILSALVHFKILSRVEPLPGVVYFGIVVVLTMLAAMSFDPRLIWDKRKSQ